Sequence from the Corallococcus soli genome:
GGCTCCACCGCCAGCACCACCCCGCGCGAGGCCGCGTGGTCCGCCAGCCGCGCCACCCCCTCCACGAGCCACGGCCACGCGACGTCCTTGGTCACCCCGGGGCGCGGCACCCCTGCCCAGAACGACACCGCTTCGCCGCGGCACGTCCCGCACACGTCCACCGCGCGCTGGAGGAACTCCAGCCTCCGCGCCCGCCCTTCCGCGTCCGGCGTGATGAGCGTGGGCTCATGCTTCCTGCGCGGATCCAGGAGGAAGCGCGCCCCCGTCTCCACCACCAGCCCCAGGCCCAGCCGCTCCAGCAGCGCGGCCAGCTGCTCCGTGCGCCGCTCGAAGTCCGGAGCGAAGGGGTCGAAGTGGTGGTGGTCCAGGGTTAGCGCCACGCCGTCGTAGCCGCTGTCCGCGATGAGCCGCAGCGCGTCCTCGAAGCGGTGGTTGGACACGCCATTGGTGTTGTAGGCAAAGCGCAGGGCCATGGTGTCATTCCCCGCCGAAGCGGCGGCTGGCGAGCAGCGCGGGCACCGCGTGGCGATCCGGCTCCCGGTAGAGCGGATACAGGCGGCCCACGCGCGCCTCCGCCAGCCTCACGTTGAACCAGGCGAGTCCGCCCAGCCGCTCCTCGGCCTCCGGCGTCAACCGCACCGGCTGCGCCCCCGGCGGCGGCGCGCCCTGGCCCACCAGCGGATCCCGCCGCTCCAGCAGCCGCGCCACGTTGCGCTCGCCCAGGCGGTAGTAGGTCATCGTCTCCACCTCCAGCCCTGGCACCAGCGCCTTCACCACGTGCACCGAGCGTCCGGGCGGGGACATGTCCGCGACCAGGATGTCGAAGCCCGCGGCGTGGAGCTGGCCCACGACGTGGTCGCACCGCAGCGACGGGTCCTCCACCACCGGGGCCCGGGGCAGGTCGCCGAAGCGCACCTTGCGCCGGGTCATCAGCGTGCACGCCGTCAGCTCGCGCAGCGCATCCGCCGACATCCGCGCCCACTCCGCCATGCCGTGCAGCGCCCGGGGCTCCTCCGCGCCCAGGTCCACCAGGGGCACGAAGCGCTCCATGTATTCCGCTGGCGCGAAGCGGGCCACCTCGCTCAGCGGGCCATGCGCGAAGGCCTTTCGCGCGCGGGAGCCGGCGTACTCCAGCAGCGCCTTGCGCAGCGCGCGGTCCCGGTCCGGATCCGCCGCCTCGCCGCACGCGGTCACCATCAGCGGCTGGTTTCCCACGGTGAGGTCGCGGCCCACCACGTACACGTTCACCAGCCCGAAGTCCGTGCTCGCCAGCTTCGCCATCACCTCCACGCCCGCGCGCCGGTAGCGCTCCAGGATGGTCCGAATGTCCGGCGCCAGCTCCGCGTCCTCCAGGTCCAGCACCACGCCCTGGTCCATGGCCCGGTACTGGAGCCCGTTGCCGTCGCGCTGCAACACCTCCAGCAGCCCGTGCGCCAGCGCCTGCTGACGCGTCAGCCCCGCGCCCTGGCCGTTGGTGATGGGCGTGATGAGGGGGGACTTGCCCTGCAGCTGGCCCGGGTGGATGGCGATGAACTCCTCCGGCACCAGCACCCGCTCACCGGTGGCCAGCCGCTGCACCTCCACCCAGACGAGCGGCATGTCGGGCTGGTACGGGCTGCCCGCGGGCAGGCCCAGCGTGAGCGGATCCACCACCGCCGTGGGGCCCCGCGCGCGGACCAGCGCCGCGTAGCTGCCGTGGATCCGGGGCATCCGCTTCATCGCGAGCTCGGCGAAGGTCTCCTCCACGAGCTCGCCCAGGGCGCCCACGTGCGCCTCTTCCTCCGTGAGCCCGTAGCTGCTGCAATGCGACACCGCGTCCGGAGTGCCCCCGGTCCGCAGGCTCGCGGAGACCACTGGGACGCCCAGCCGGTCGATGGGGTCCATGCGGAAGGTCTGCAATGCGCCCGTGGAGACCGCGCGGAAATAGGCATCCAGGGCCTGGGACACGCTCATGACAATTCCTCCAATGACAGGGGACGGGTGTGCGGCATGCCTTCGAGCAACCGGTCGAACAGCGCGAGCGCGTGCTCGCGGGTGACGCCCCGGGCGAACTCGAAGGGGGTGAAGACGTTCTCGAACGGCAGCTGCTTGAACACCGCGCGGTAGCGGCGCAGCTCGCCGTGGCTCAGCGGAATCGCGTAGTGGAAGCCCTTGTGACACGACAGCGCCGTGGGCCTGCCGCGCGCGTCCAGGTCCACCTTCAGCGCGTCCCCGCAGAACAGCGAGCGGGTGCGCGCGTCGTACATCACGGTCTGGCCCTCGTAGTGGCCGCCCACGCAGTGCAGCGTCAGGTCCGGCGCCAGCTCGTGGAAGTCGTCCACCGGCCAGCGCACCTGGAAGGCCTTGGTGTACGGCACCGCGTCCTTGTGCAGCACGAGCAGCGGGTCGAAGTGCTCCTGCAACTGCCACAGCGCCCCGAAGCCGTGCGGGTGCGACGCGGACAGCACCCGGATGCCGCCCATCACCTCCAGGTACTCCAGCGCCGGCTTCGAGTACCAGGGCGCGCCTTCGAACGCGATGTTGCCTTCGGGCCGGCGCAGCAGCCACCCGGTGGAGCCCAGGCCGAAGGTGGGCTCGCAGGCGAAGCCCCAGATGCCGGGGAGTGTCTGCTCCCAGCGCGTGGTCAGCTTCTCCGACACCTGGCCCGCGGTCTGGAAGTTCCAGCCGTCGCGCGGCAGGGCGTTGCGCACGTCCAGGCAGGTGGGACAGCCCGTGGGCGGCGCGTGCGCGAACCCCGGCTGCCA
This genomic interval carries:
- a CDS encoding sugar phosphate isomerase/epimerase family protein, whose product is MALRFAYNTNGVSNHRFEDALRLIADSGYDGVALTLDHHHFDPFAPDFERRTEQLAALLERLGLGLVVETGARFLLDPRRKHEPTLITPDAEGRARRLEFLQRAVDVCGTCRGEAVSFWAGVPRPGVTKDVAWPWLVEGVARLADHAASRGVVLAVEPEPGMLVETVDGWRQLQAQVAQAGAAPVRLALDVGHLLVTQERTPAEAVREFAPVLGAVALEDMKRGVHEHLPFGEGDVDVPAVLRELTRVGYERLVCVELSRDAHRAHEMVPGALAWLRARLPTGAEVAA
- a CDS encoding YcaO-like family protein encodes the protein MSVSQALDAYFRAVSTGALQTFRMDPIDRLGVPVVSASLRTGGTPDAVSHCSSYGLTEEEAHVGALGELVEETFAELAMKRMPRIHGSYAALVRARGPTAVVDPLTLGLPAGSPYQPDMPLVWVEVQRLATGERVLVPEEFIAIHPGQLQGKSPLITPITNGQGAGLTRQQALAHGLLEVLQRDGNGLQYRAMDQGVVLDLEDAELAPDIRTILERYRRAGVEVMAKLASTDFGLVNVYVVGRDLTVGNQPLMVTACGEAADPDRDRALRKALLEYAGSRARKAFAHGPLSEVARFAPAEYMERFVPLVDLGAEEPRALHGMAEWARMSADALRELTACTLMTRRKVRFGDLPRAPVVEDPSLRCDHVVGQLHAAGFDILVADMSPPGRSVHVVKALVPGLEVETMTYYRLGERNVARLLERRDPLVGQGAPPPGAQPVRLTPEAEERLGGLAWFNVRLAEARVGRLYPLYREPDRHAVPALLASRRFGGE